From Ensifer sp. WSM1721, one genomic window encodes:
- a CDS encoding ABC transporter ATP-binding protein — protein sequence MGTRETGPVLSLVGVSKTYEGAQKPALEKISFSVKQGEFFSILGPSGSGKTTILRTVAGFEKPDNGQIVMDGDVMNAVPPFKRDVRTVFQSYALFPHLTVRENVEYPLRMRGEPKASRRKKAEETLSLVELSSFADRLPHQLSGGQRQRAALARSIVSRPKLLLLDEPLAALDLRLRQQMQHTLVALQKELGIAFMYVTHDQGEALSMSDRVVVLHDGKIAQLATPREIYFAPQNEFVSRFVGRSNLVPIRFEPAGSGYAGTIEGTRIAGLTSERGGTARMAIRYEAVQVKALNGADRSPDAVPGIVEDVLFLGTNCEVNVRCGGLSLIGTVPAARESTFVVGQPVQVGFDLINTQVFYD from the coding sequence ATGGGAACACGTGAAACCGGCCCGGTACTTTCACTTGTCGGGGTATCAAAAACTTATGAGGGCGCACAAAAGCCGGCGCTCGAGAAGATATCGTTCTCGGTGAAGCAGGGAGAGTTTTTCTCGATACTTGGACCGAGCGGATCCGGCAAGACCACCATCCTCAGGACCGTTGCCGGTTTCGAAAAACCGGACAACGGCCAGATCGTAATGGACGGAGATGTGATGAATGCGGTCCCGCCTTTCAAGCGGGACGTTCGCACGGTATTCCAGAGTTACGCATTGTTCCCGCACCTCACGGTGCGGGAAAACGTTGAGTATCCTCTCCGCATGCGAGGCGAGCCAAAGGCAAGTCGTCGAAAGAAGGCCGAGGAAACGCTGTCGCTCGTCGAACTGTCGAGCTTCGCCGACCGGTTGCCGCACCAACTTTCGGGTGGACAACGTCAGCGAGCAGCTCTGGCGCGTTCGATAGTCTCTCGGCCAAAACTTCTTCTTCTGGACGAGCCCCTTGCCGCTCTCGATCTCCGCTTGCGCCAGCAGATGCAACATACATTGGTAGCCCTGCAAAAGGAGCTCGGGATCGCGTTCATGTACGTCACGCACGATCAGGGCGAAGCGCTGTCCATGTCCGACCGCGTTGTCGTCCTGCACGATGGCAAAATCGCCCAGCTAGCTACCCCGAGAGAAATTTATTTTGCGCCTCAGAACGAATTCGTCTCCAGATTCGTGGGGCGTTCGAACCTCGTCCCCATTCGTTTCGAGCCGGCGGGCAGCGGCTACGCCGGAACGATTGAGGGTACCAGGATTGCTGGCCTTACCTCCGAAAGAGGTGGAACAGCGCGGATGGCAATAAGGTACGAGGCGGTTCAAGTGAAGGCGCTGAACGGTGCCGACCGCTCGCCCGACGCAGTTCCCGGAATAGTCGAAGACGTCCTTTTCCTGGGGACGAACTGTGAGGTCAACGTCCGTTGCGGTGGTCTCAGTCTGATCGGAACCGTGCCAGCCGCGCGAGAGTCAACTTTCGTTGTAGGCCAACCGGTGCAGGTCGGCTTCGATCTCATAAACACGCAGGTGTTTTATGACTGA
- a CDS encoding ABC transporter permease subunit: MTDSIATMAADRKTFRRRLPLKFSFASVPVVAWLFLIVVMPNLLLIGTSFLKSSAGVIIFEPSLANYARIWNSAGFWALLWRTLSFSFIACVFATIIAYPLAFYVGRVVGRNRALLTMLVVIPLWISLLMRIFAWRVILGQSGVLNAALVSSGILDAPSEAFLYSPTAVVIVFAYISVPFIFISTMGAFEKIPRDLFEASEDSGATAFQTFVHLVWPLTRRNLAIGFSLAFLVTVGDFVTPAMIGGIDGTTLGVVVSTQFGFANNWPYGAAVAVTLMLSVGLLLGVIIALCPSKGVMVGGESDQAVAPAANPATRLGRRLGALGYVAAIAYLYAPLAIIVLFSFNSANLQVFPVQGLTLHWYHELLQDQSLIEAARRSVVVAACVVSVSVVVGTGFALVVHYARLRGARFYEMAFALPIATPGVVLGIEMVLGTELFGIPSGITRIVVGQMSFVMPVTLLLLLVRLRRIDPSLMEASLDLGANRWQSFAYVLFPMIRGTIVAGAFLGLTLSADDVMVTLFLSGGSPTLPIWVFNQMRFGFTPSVNAVFSLLLLACLLTVTAASWRNALKRARVPN; encoded by the coding sequence ATGACTGATAGCATCGCGACAATGGCTGCTGACCGCAAAACGTTCCGGCGACGCTTGCCCCTGAAATTCAGTTTCGCAAGCGTTCCCGTGGTGGCTTGGCTTTTCCTCATCGTTGTTATGCCGAATCTCCTGCTTATAGGAACGAGCTTTCTCAAGTCGTCGGCGGGTGTCATTATCTTTGAACCCTCGCTGGCAAATTACGCGCGCATCTGGAATTCGGCGGGCTTCTGGGCGTTGCTGTGGCGCACGCTCTCGTTCAGTTTTATCGCGTGCGTATTCGCAACGATTATTGCATATCCGCTGGCCTTTTATGTTGGCAGGGTCGTAGGACGCAATAGAGCCCTGCTGACAATGCTTGTGGTCATTCCGCTGTGGATCAGTCTCCTCATGCGGATTTTTGCATGGCGGGTAATCCTCGGCCAGTCGGGAGTGCTCAATGCGGCCCTGGTGTCGAGCGGCATATTGGACGCGCCATCGGAGGCGTTTCTCTACAGCCCAACTGCAGTCGTTATCGTCTTCGCCTACATCTCTGTACCGTTCATCTTCATCTCGACCATGGGAGCGTTCGAGAAGATCCCGCGGGACCTCTTCGAAGCATCTGAAGACTCCGGCGCTACCGCCTTTCAGACCTTCGTCCATCTTGTCTGGCCGCTTACTCGCAGAAACCTGGCGATAGGCTTTTCACTGGCGTTTCTCGTGACTGTTGGCGACTTCGTCACTCCGGCAATGATCGGCGGAATCGATGGCACGACACTGGGAGTAGTTGTCTCTACTCAATTCGGATTTGCAAACAACTGGCCGTACGGCGCGGCCGTCGCCGTTACTCTGATGCTGAGCGTTGGTTTGCTCCTTGGCGTCATCATCGCCCTGTGTCCTTCCAAGGGGGTTATGGTAGGCGGAGAGTCTGATCAAGCAGTCGCGCCTGCGGCGAACCCCGCAACCCGCTTGGGTCGCCGCCTAGGCGCCCTTGGTTATGTCGCTGCGATTGCTTACCTGTACGCGCCGCTGGCCATCATTGTGCTGTTCTCGTTCAACTCCGCAAACTTGCAGGTTTTCCCGGTTCAGGGCCTGACGCTGCACTGGTACCACGAACTTCTTCAGGACCAGTCCCTGATCGAGGCTGCGAGGCGCTCTGTCGTGGTTGCTGCATGTGTCGTGTCGGTATCGGTCGTGGTCGGCACCGGGTTTGCCCTTGTCGTGCACTACGCCAGACTTAGGGGAGCGCGTTTCTACGAAATGGCGTTCGCCCTTCCAATCGCCACCCCCGGCGTCGTCCTAGGCATCGAGATGGTACTGGGGACGGAACTATTCGGTATTCCGTCAGGCATCACCAGAATTGTCGTTGGGCAGATGAGCTTTGTCATGCCAGTGACTCTGCTTCTATTGCTGGTCCGGCTGCGTCGCATCGATCCAAGCCTCATGGAAGCTTCGTTGGATCTTGGAGCAAACCGCTGGCAAAGCTTTGCCTACGTTTTGTTCCCCATGATCAGGGGAACCATCGTGGCCGGTGCGTTTCTCGGTCTCACCCTTTCAGCCGATGACGTGATGGTAACTCTGTTCCTGTCGGGTGGCTCACCGACTTTGCCGATCTGGGTGTTCAACCAGATGCGATTTGGTTTCACGCCTTCGGTCAACGCGGTTTTCTCGCTGCTCCTGCTTGCATGCTTGCTAACGGTTACGGCGGCGAGCTGGCGGAACGCTCTCAAGCGAGCTCGGGTGCCGAATTGA
- a CDS encoding SDR family NAD(P)-dependent oxidoreductase: protein MSSYSGRVVVVTGAGSGMGRAMVAEFVSRGAYVAALDINMARAVETVEKLEVPEMAVPLQVDVSDPQSVQRGVETIIARWGRIDLLCNNAGVLDAHAPAHEVSLEEWNRVLAVNLTGPFLMARAVIPQMLAQGKGAIINTASTSGFSAAGGGSAYTASKHGVIGLTRQLTFEYGARGIRVNSICPGATATPLALPEHNAASPDMDLAISKVPARRWCQPEEIAKLAAFLGSDDADYVHGSAYVMDGGWLTAARDPF, encoded by the coding sequence GTGAGTAGCTATAGCGGTCGAGTAGTTGTCGTGACTGGCGCCGGATCCGGCATGGGACGGGCGATGGTAGCCGAGTTTGTGTCCAGAGGGGCGTATGTTGCCGCTCTCGACATAAATATGGCGCGCGCCGTGGAGACGGTTGAAAAACTGGAAGTGCCGGAAATGGCGGTTCCATTGCAGGTCGATGTGAGCGATCCGCAAAGCGTGCAGCGCGGGGTAGAAACGATCATTGCCCGTTGGGGGCGGATCGATCTTCTCTGCAACAATGCAGGCGTTCTCGACGCGCATGCCCCGGCACATGAAGTTAGTCTCGAGGAGTGGAACAGGGTGCTGGCGGTAAACCTGACCGGTCCGTTCCTCATGGCGCGGGCGGTTATCCCGCAAATGCTGGCGCAGGGAAAAGGTGCCATCATCAATACGGCCTCGACGTCCGGATTTAGTGCTGCCGGCGGGGGGTCGGCCTATACCGCTTCCAAACACGGTGTCATAGGTTTGACACGGCAGCTCACGTTTGAGTACGGCGCGCGCGGCATAAGGGTCAATTCCATCTGCCCGGGAGCAACGGCCACTCCTCTGGCCTTGCCCGAACACAATGCGGCCTCTCCAGACATGGACCTTGCAATCAGCAAGGTGCCGGCAAGGCGCTGGTGCCAGCCTGAGGAAATCGCAAAGCTTGCAGCCTTCCTCGGAAGCGATGATGCGGACTATGTCCACGGCAGCGCCTATGTAATGGACGGCGGCTGGCTGACCGCTGCGCGCGACCCGTTCTAA
- a CDS encoding alpha/beta fold hydrolase yields MVDRQEWPRTGIEGFERGFATVDGVRLHYVSGGRADGEVVLLFAGFPQSWYAWRRIMPILGTRYRIIAPDLPGQGDSDRPMGGCDTMTIAKIARGLVQKLGVDRHFLVAHDIGAWAAYPYAALYGTSVKGLAILDTGIPGISLPDALPWSSDVAWRTWHVAFHNVADLPEALIEGREHIYLNWFLQRKAANPQVFSDADFEEYLRVFLYSGLKGGLAYYRAVTLSAQQNRELSAKGKLEMPVLAVRADQGSMPDLVAQLQKIATNVRGTAIESCGHYLAEEQPDALARELQGFFG; encoded by the coding sequence ATGGTTGACAGGCAAGAGTGGCCAAGAACCGGGATCGAGGGTTTCGAACGCGGCTTTGCAACTGTGGACGGTGTCAGGTTGCATTATGTCAGTGGCGGGAGAGCGGACGGCGAAGTCGTCCTCCTGTTCGCCGGCTTTCCACAGAGCTGGTACGCTTGGCGCAGAATTATGCCCATTCTCGGCACGCGCTACAGGATCATTGCACCCGATCTGCCGGGGCAGGGCGACTCCGATCGCCCGATGGGCGGCTGTGATACGATGACCATCGCGAAAATCGCCCGCGGGCTAGTCCAAAAACTCGGCGTCGATCGCCACTTCCTCGTGGCCCACGACATCGGCGCGTGGGCCGCATATCCCTACGCAGCACTCTACGGAACCAGCGTTAAAGGGTTAGCTATCCTCGATACGGGAATACCTGGCATCAGTCTTCCCGACGCACTGCCTTGGTCTTCGGACGTAGCATGGCGCACGTGGCATGTCGCCTTCCACAATGTTGCTGACTTGCCGGAAGCGCTCATTGAGGGCCGAGAACACATCTATCTGAATTGGTTCCTGCAGCGCAAGGCCGCTAATCCGCAGGTGTTCTCCGACGCTGACTTCGAAGAGTATCTCCGCGTCTTCCTGTACAGCGGGCTCAAGGGCGGGCTTGCCTACTATCGCGCGGTCACGCTGTCGGCACAGCAAAACCGGGAGCTTAGTGCCAAGGGAAAGCTGGAGATGCCGGTTCTCGCGGTGCGGGCCGATCAAGGGTCAATGCCGGACCTGGTCGCACAACTGCAGAAGATAGCAACCAACGTTCGGGGAACCGCAATAGAGTCCTGCGGTCATTATCTGGCGGAGGAACAACCCGACGCACTTGCGCGGGAGTTGCAAGGCTTTTTCGGCTGA
- a CDS encoding thiamine pyrophosphate-dependent dehydrogenase E1 component subunit alpha: MSALQFSREELVNVYRTMRTIRRFEERVMEEMGTGDIPGNTHLYAGQEASAVGVCLQLRDDDYISSTHRGHGHSIAKGVDIDSMMAELFGRASGTCGGKGGSQHIADLRKGMLGANGIVAAGAPITCGAALSAKLLGTKQVAVAFAGDGAMNEGVMSESFNLAKIWMLPIIFVIEDNGFGEATANAHVSAGSFTRRAESYDIPTIEVDGTDVFSVYAAAGEAVERARAGGGPTMLHVHVPRYYGHYSGDPDTYRTPEEKAAMRRERDCLTHFRTRVKEVSLVEMTELDAVDEAVEAEIDRAVSAARAAPFPPLAALTTDVYVKYL; encoded by the coding sequence ATGTCGGCTTTACAGTTCTCACGTGAGGAACTCGTCAACGTCTATCGGACCATGCGGACGATCCGCCGGTTCGAGGAGCGGGTTATGGAGGAAATGGGAACGGGCGACATCCCCGGCAACACCCATCTTTATGCCGGCCAGGAGGCAAGCGCCGTCGGCGTCTGTCTGCAGCTTCGCGACGACGACTACATCTCCTCGACCCACCGCGGTCATGGTCACTCGATCGCCAAAGGGGTCGACATCGACAGCATGATGGCCGAGCTGTTCGGCCGCGCCAGCGGCACCTGCGGCGGCAAGGGCGGATCGCAACACATTGCCGACCTGCGCAAGGGCATGCTGGGCGCGAACGGCATCGTGGCGGCAGGGGCGCCGATCACCTGCGGCGCGGCGTTGAGCGCCAAGCTGCTCGGCACGAAGCAGGTGGCGGTCGCCTTTGCCGGCGACGGCGCCATGAACGAAGGGGTGATGTCGGAAAGCTTCAACCTCGCCAAGATCTGGATGCTGCCGATCATCTTCGTCATCGAGGACAACGGCTTCGGCGAGGCGACGGCAAACGCCCATGTGTCGGCCGGCAGCTTCACCCGCCGTGCCGAAAGCTACGACATCCCGACCATCGAGGTCGACGGCACCGATGTCTTCAGCGTCTATGCCGCGGCGGGCGAGGCGGTGGAGCGCGCCCGGGCGGGCGGCGGCCCGACGATGCTGCATGTGCATGTGCCGCGCTATTACGGCCACTACAGCGGTGACCCCGATACCTACCGCACCCCGGAAGAGAAGGCGGCGATGCGTCGCGAGCGCGATTGCCTCACCCATTTCCGCACACGCGTCAAGGAGGTGTCGCTGGTCGAGATGACAGAGCTCGATGCCGTCGACGAGGCGGTCGAAGCCGAGATCGACCGTGCCGTAAGCGCGGCCAGGGCGGCGCCGTTCCCGCCGCTCGCCGCGCTCACCACGGATGTTTACGTCAAGTATTTGTAA
- a CDS encoding alpha-ketoacid dehydrogenase subunit beta produces MAQKSFRQALNEALHFEMGRDPRVIMMGEDLTGGAGANGVKDAWGGPFGVTRGLLDAFGPERIRDTPISEAAFIGAAAGAALTGLRPIAEIMFVDFAGVCLDQIMNQAAKFRYMFGGRAKTPLVIRATYGAGSRSGSQHTQALYPIFTHIPGLKVVIPSTPYDAKGLLLQAIRDDDPVIFLEHKMLYDTVGEVPDGAYTIPFGEARVARDGKDVLIVAIGRMVQVAEEAARKLAAEGISACIIDPRTTSPLDEDTLLEFTETIGRVVIVDEANPRCSVATDISALLADKCFDALKAPIKLVTAPHAPVPYAPNLEDAYIPSAEAVVKAATSIIKR; encoded by the coding sequence ATGGCACAGAAGTCTTTTCGGCAGGCCTTGAACGAAGCCCTTCACTTCGAGATGGGGCGCGATCCGCGCGTGATCATGATGGGCGAGGATCTGACTGGCGGCGCCGGCGCCAACGGGGTCAAGGATGCCTGGGGTGGTCCGTTTGGCGTCACCCGCGGGCTGCTCGACGCCTTCGGGCCGGAGCGCATTCGCGACACGCCGATCAGCGAGGCGGCGTTCATCGGCGCGGCGGCGGGGGCAGCGCTGACCGGTCTGCGCCCGATCGCAGAAATCATGTTCGTCGACTTCGCCGGCGTCTGCCTCGACCAGATCATGAACCAGGCGGCGAAGTTTCGCTACATGTTCGGCGGCCGCGCCAAGACCCCGCTCGTCATCCGCGCCACCTATGGCGCCGGCAGCCGCTCCGGCTCGCAGCACACCCAGGCGCTCTATCCGATCTTCACCCACATTCCCGGTCTCAAGGTGGTCATCCCGTCGACCCCCTATGACGCCAAGGGCCTGCTGCTGCAGGCGATCCGCGACGACGATCCGGTGATCTTCCTCGAGCACAAGATGCTCTATGACACGGTGGGGGAGGTCCCGGATGGCGCCTACACGATTCCCTTCGGCGAGGCGCGGGTGGCACGGGACGGCAAGGACGTGCTGATCGTTGCGATCGGCCGCATGGTCCAGGTCGCCGAAGAGGCCGCGCGCAAGCTGGCGGCCGAGGGCATCTCCGCCTGCATCATCGACCCGCGCACCACGTCGCCGCTCGACGAAGACACGCTGCTGGAGTTCACCGAGACGATCGGCCGTGTCGTCATCGTCGACGAAGCCAATCCGCGCTGCAGTGTCGCCACCGATATCTCGGCACTGCTTGCCGACAAGTGCTTCGATGCACTGAAGGCGCCGATCAAGCTGGTGACGGCGCCGCATGCGCCGGTTCCCTACGCCCCCAATCTCGAGGACGCCTATATCCCCTCGGCCGAGGCCGTGGTGAAGGCCGCGACCTCCATTATCAAGAGGTAG
- a CDS encoding acetoin dehydrogenase dihydrolipoyllysine-residue acetyltransferase subunit, giving the protein MSSIEAVTVPKWGMTMTEGTITRWMVGEGDPVNRGEEVLEIETTKVTNVVEAAATGTLRRIVLQEGTTAPVGALAGVIADEAATPEEIDAFIASYADRLGAGDEGDGGVPVPRTIAVDGGAVNVLEAGPESDETVVLLHGFGGDLSTWLFNQSALAENMRVVAIDLPGHGASSPIAGGDVFPKIVSAVEAAVEAVAAGKLHLIAHSFGGAVAAAIAANRPSRVASLTLLAPIGLGRQISRDFLVDFVAAERRRPLLGVLERLFADPSKITSDMVEGTLRFKRLEGVPEALSAIADTIADDHGQLQSIGDQLQALTCPVTILWGERDAIVPVPQRADVPANARLRIIPGVGHMPQMEASSAVNEAILENVQRERQI; this is encoded by the coding sequence ATGTCGTCAATCGAGGCAGTCACCGTTCCCAAGTGGGGAATGACGATGACCGAGGGTACGATCACCCGCTGGATGGTCGGCGAGGGCGACCCTGTCAACCGCGGTGAGGAAGTCCTGGAGATCGAAACCACGAAGGTCACCAATGTCGTCGAAGCCGCCGCCACCGGAACGCTGAGACGCATCGTTCTCCAAGAGGGAACGACGGCGCCGGTCGGTGCGCTCGCCGGCGTGATCGCCGACGAGGCGGCGACGCCGGAAGAGATCGACGCCTTCATCGCAAGCTATGCCGACCGGCTTGGTGCGGGCGACGAAGGCGACGGCGGCGTCCCTGTGCCGCGAACGATCGCTGTTGATGGGGGTGCCGTCAACGTTCTCGAAGCGGGACCTGAGAGCGACGAGACGGTGGTGCTGCTGCACGGGTTTGGCGGCGACCTTTCGACCTGGCTGTTCAACCAGTCGGCACTCGCCGAAAACATGCGGGTGGTTGCCATCGATCTGCCCGGACACGGCGCGTCGTCGCCGATCGCGGGCGGCGATGTCTTTCCGAAGATCGTCTCTGCCGTGGAAGCGGCGGTCGAAGCGGTCGCGGCCGGCAAGCTTCACCTCATCGCCCACTCCTTCGGCGGGGCCGTCGCAGCGGCGATCGCCGCCAATCGGCCCTCGCGCGTGGCTTCGCTGACGCTGCTCGCCCCGATCGGGCTGGGCCGGCAGATCAGCCGGGACTTCCTCGTCGACTTCGTTGCGGCCGAGCGCCGCCGCCCGCTGCTGGGCGTATTGGAAAGGCTGTTCGCCGATCCGTCGAAGATCACCAGCGACATGGTCGAGGGAACGCTGCGCTTCAAACGGCTCGAGGGCGTGCCGGAGGCACTGTCGGCGATCGCCGACACCATTGCCGACGACCATGGCCAATTGCAGTCGATCGGCGACCAGCTTCAGGCATTGACCTGCCCGGTGACGATCCTGTGGGGCGAGCGGGATGCGATCGTCCCGGTTCCGCAGCGAGCCGACGTGCCCGCCAACGCCCGGCTGCGCATCATCCCAGGCGTCGGCCACATGCCGCAGATGGAGGCATCCTCCGCCGTCAACGAAGCCATTCTGGAGAATGTTCAGCGCGAGCGACAGATCTGA
- a CDS encoding Gfo/Idh/MocA family protein has product MKKLNVALIGTGFMGKAHSIATAVVPILFGAPIEIERKVIVDIDEELARNAAKQYGFAEHATDWREVISRPDIDIVDICTPNDTHAPIAIAAAKAGKHVMCEKPMAMTVADAEAMLAAAKETGVVTMVSYNYRHTPALQMAKRLIDEGRIGDILTFRGYYLQDWGADPSKPLSWRFNKAQAGSGTLGDIGTHVIDAARLLVGEFASVNAIVKTFIPERPLPAGRFFGPSGAASSEMGKVDVDDAALTMIKFTNGVYGTIEVTRNSWGHHNQLGFEIHGTRGSIAFDYQRLNELRVAFADDPADAFGFRTIYSGPNQPFGDKLWPVAGMGQGYIDIKSIEWYNFLKAIAEKTSAAPDFADGLQIERIAEAILASGQSGNWENIEQSA; this is encoded by the coding sequence TTGAAAAAGCTGAACGTTGCGTTGATCGGTACGGGCTTCATGGGCAAGGCCCATTCAATCGCCACCGCAGTGGTGCCGATCCTGTTTGGTGCGCCGATAGAGATCGAGCGCAAGGTGATCGTCGATATCGATGAGGAGTTGGCGCGTAACGCTGCAAAGCAGTACGGCTTCGCCGAACATGCTACCGACTGGCGGGAGGTGATCTCGCGACCGGACATCGATATCGTCGATATCTGCACGCCGAACGATACCCACGCTCCGATCGCGATCGCCGCGGCCAAAGCTGGCAAGCACGTGATGTGCGAAAAGCCGATGGCGATGACCGTGGCTGACGCCGAAGCCATGCTGGCGGCCGCCAAGGAGACCGGCGTGGTTACGATGGTTTCCTACAACTATCGCCACACGCCGGCATTGCAGATGGCCAAACGTTTGATCGACGAAGGGCGGATCGGCGATATCCTGACGTTCCGTGGCTATTACCTGCAGGATTGGGGCGCTGATCCGAGCAAGCCGCTTTCGTGGCGGTTCAACAAGGCCCAAGCAGGTTCGGGGACCTTAGGTGATATCGGCACCCATGTGATTGATGCAGCGCGCTTGCTTGTTGGCGAGTTTGCCTCGGTGAACGCGATCGTGAAGACCTTCATTCCGGAGCGTCCGCTTCCGGCGGGACGCTTCTTCGGTCCGAGCGGCGCGGCCTCCTCCGAAATGGGCAAGGTCGATGTGGATGACGCGGCGCTGACGATGATCAAGTTCACCAATGGCGTTTACGGCACGATCGAAGTGACCCGCAACTCCTGGGGTCATCACAACCAACTGGGTTTCGAAATCCATGGGACCCGCGGCTCGATCGCTTTCGACTACCAGCGGCTGAACGAGTTGCGGGTGGCATTTGCCGACGACCCGGCCGATGCCTTCGGCTTCCGTACGATCTATTCGGGGCCGAACCAGCCGTTCGGCGACAAACTGTGGCCGGTTGCGGGCATGGGGCAGGGCTACATCGATATCAAATCGATCGAATGGTACAACTTCCTCAAGGCCATCGCCGAGAAAACGTCTGCGGCTCCGGATTTCGCGGACGGCCTGCAGATCGAGCGCATTGCCGAGGCCATTCTCGCCTCGGGCCAAAGTGGCAATTGGGAAAACATCGAGCAGTCCGCCTAA
- a CDS encoding sugar phosphate isomerase/epimerase: protein MSIKLAMHTWPYASNPTWLPAYTLEETIKRVKKIGYDAIEIGAASPHVFPPTLSAQRRKDLGKMLKDYELELAAMLPAHGGGPGNNVASPIPEERRWAIDHYKDMVQLTADWGGMRLICLPGWYIFGTTYRQAWDWAAQAVREIARFAQDFGVEIVIEPTPEDSNIVNTCDNTIDMMKDVGEPNVRLMFDSHHVITEKEVMSDYVYAMGKDLVHIHASDNNRLPPGMGRGDFPALIDALKETGFDGYLSMECGFHQRGIEPDWVARVSLEYLKPLVDAANASKSASAM, encoded by the coding sequence ATGTCCATCAAGCTTGCGATGCACACCTGGCCCTATGCGAGTAACCCCACGTGGTTGCCGGCCTACACGCTTGAGGAAACGATCAAGCGGGTCAAGAAAATCGGTTACGACGCGATCGAAATCGGCGCGGCCAGCCCTCATGTCTTTCCGCCGACGCTGAGCGCACAAAGGCGTAAGGACCTGGGCAAGATGCTCAAGGATTATGAGCTCGAGCTGGCGGCCATGCTGCCGGCGCATGGCGGCGGACCTGGCAACAATGTCGCCTCGCCGATCCCCGAGGAGCGTCGTTGGGCGATTGATCATTACAAAGACATGGTGCAGCTCACCGCAGACTGGGGCGGCATGCGGCTGATTTGCCTGCCGGGCTGGTATATCTTCGGCACCACGTATCGGCAGGCTTGGGACTGGGCGGCGCAGGCTGTTCGGGAAATCGCCCGATTCGCACAGGACTTCGGCGTCGAGATCGTCATCGAACCCACGCCCGAAGACAGCAACATCGTCAACACCTGCGATAACACCATCGACATGATGAAGGACGTCGGCGAGCCGAACGTGCGGTTGATGTTCGACAGCCACCACGTCATCACCGAGAAGGAGGTGATGAGCGACTATGTCTATGCGATGGGGAAGGACTTGGTCCATATTCATGCTTCGGACAACAACCGCTTGCCGCCAGGCATGGGCAGAGGCGACTTCCCGGCGCTCATCGACGCGCTGAAGGAAACCGGCTTCGACGGCTATCTCTCAATGGAATGCGGCTTCCACCAGCGAGGCATCGAGCCGGACTGGGTGGCAAGGGTCTCGTTGGAATATCTCAAACCGCTGGTCGATGCAGCAAACGCATCAAAATCGGCCTCCGCAATGTAA
- a CDS encoding substrate-binding domain-containing protein: protein MKRMIIGATAMILAASSAYAGDIGVTIASNDTFLAVMVQAMKDEAAKTSQPLQIEFADADVNKQLSQIQNFIAAKVDAIIVNVVESTATPTITKMAADASIPLVYVNNTPSDLDQLGPKAAFIGSKEIDAGTLQAKEVCRVLKEQGKTEDAGILIIQGVLAQHAAEQRSKAVHDVVATPECNFMKIIDEQTAQWDPVKAQDLMTNWITAGYQPVAVLSNNDDMALGAINSLKAAGWDMKDVIVAGIDATKEAMHYVKTGDLDATVFQDAVGQGAGSVDAAIKLAKGEKVESPVWIPFELVNAANVDTYLNKN from the coding sequence ATGAAGCGAATGATTATTGGAGCAACAGCGATGATTCTCGCGGCGTCGTCTGCTTACGCGGGCGATATCGGAGTTACCATTGCTTCCAACGACACGTTCCTGGCGGTGATGGTTCAGGCGATGAAGGACGAGGCCGCCAAGACCAGCCAGCCTCTGCAGATCGAGTTTGCCGACGCCGACGTCAACAAACAGCTGTCGCAGATCCAGAACTTCATTGCCGCCAAGGTCGACGCCATCATTGTCAACGTCGTGGAAAGCACTGCGACACCGACAATCACGAAAATGGCGGCCGACGCCAGCATTCCGCTGGTCTATGTCAACAACACGCCGAGCGATCTCGACCAGCTCGGCCCGAAGGCGGCCTTCATCGGCTCTAAGGAGATCGATGCCGGCACGCTGCAGGCCAAGGAAGTCTGCCGCGTCTTGAAAGAGCAGGGCAAGACCGAGGATGCCGGCATTCTGATCATTCAGGGTGTTCTCGCCCAGCACGCTGCGGAACAGCGGAGCAAGGCGGTCCACGACGTCGTTGCGACGCCGGAATGCAACTTCATGAAGATTATCGACGAGCAGACGGCACAATGGGATCCGGTGAAGGCGCAGGATCTCATGACCAACTGGATCACGGCGGGCTACCAGCCGGTCGCGGTCCTCTCCAACAACGACGACATGGCGCTGGGCGCCATCAACTCGCTCAAGGCGGCCGGTTGGGACATGAAGGACGTCATCGTTGCCGGCATCGATGCCACCAAGGAAGCGATGCATTACGTGAAGACTGGCGATCTAGACGCCACCGTCTTCCAGGATGCAGTGGGACAGGGCGCCGGTTCGGTGGACGCCGCCATCAAGCTTGCCAAGGGCGAGAAGGTCGAATCCCCGGTCTGGATTCCGTTTGAACTGGTGAATGCGGCTAACGTCGACACCTACCTCAACAAGAACTGA